The following are encoded in a window of Phreatobacter oligotrophus genomic DNA:
- the glp gene encoding gephyrin-like molybdotransferase Glp, protein MAGLLPVEEALARVLDGASPLPEEWIPVGDCDGRVLTRDLLASRSQPPDDMSAMDGYALRASDLPGRLTVIGEAAAGRAFGGEVGTGQAVRIFTGAPIPPGADAVIMQEDTARDGDAVIIDRTARPGQFIRRRGLDFTAGVSVLPAGTVMNPRSLALAAAMNHASVPVHRRPRVAILSTGDELVEPGTAPGPNQIVSSNALAIAAMARRAGADVTHLGIAPDRLDATLARVRLARSEGHDILVTSGGASVGEYDLMRDVIRHEGGELGFWKIAMRPGKPLMMADLGETRLLGLPGNPVASFVCAMLFLEPLIARLAGRAVDGPATEAAILGSDVPANDLRADHLRARLTTSADGLVATPFPVQDSSMIRVLAEADALILRPPHAPAARAGEPCRVVRLPR, encoded by the coding sequence TCCTGGCGTCCCGCAGCCAGCCGCCGGACGACATGTCCGCCATGGACGGCTATGCCCTCCGCGCATCCGACCTGCCCGGCCGCCTGACGGTGATCGGCGAGGCCGCGGCTGGGCGGGCCTTCGGCGGCGAGGTCGGGACGGGACAAGCGGTGCGCATCTTCACCGGTGCACCGATTCCGCCCGGCGCCGACGCGGTCATCATGCAGGAGGACACCGCACGCGACGGCGACGCTGTGATCATCGACCGCACGGCACGACCCGGCCAGTTCATCCGCCGCCGCGGCCTCGACTTCACCGCAGGGGTCAGCGTCCTGCCCGCGGGCACTGTCATGAACCCGCGCAGCCTCGCCCTCGCCGCCGCCATGAACCACGCATCCGTGCCGGTCCACCGTCGGCCGCGGGTCGCGATCCTCTCGACCGGCGACGAACTGGTGGAGCCCGGCACCGCGCCGGGCCCGAACCAGATCGTCTCGTCCAATGCCCTTGCCATTGCCGCGATGGCGCGCCGTGCAGGCGCGGACGTGACCCATCTCGGCATTGCCCCCGACCGGCTCGATGCAACCCTCGCCCGGGTGCGCCTTGCCCGCAGCGAGGGCCATGACATCCTCGTCACCTCCGGCGGGGCATCGGTCGGCGAGTACGACCTCATGCGGGACGTGATCCGCCACGAGGGCGGGGAGCTCGGCTTCTGGAAGATCGCCATGCGCCCCGGCAAGCCGCTGATGATGGCCGATCTCGGCGAAACGCGGCTGCTCGGCCTGCCCGGCAACCCTGTCGCCTCCTTCGTCTGCGCGATGTTGTTCCTCGAACCGCTCATTGCCCGCCTCGCGGGACGTGCCGTCGACGGACCGGCGACCGAGGCCGCGATTCTCGGTTCTGACGTCCCAGCCAATGACCTGCGCGCCGATCACCTGCGTGCCCGCTTGACCACATCGGCGGACGGCCTCGTCGCCACGCCCTTCCCGGTCCAGGACTCCTCGATGATCCGCGTCCTCGCCGAAGCCGACGCGCTGATCCTGCGCCCGCCCCATGCGCCGGCGGCCCGCGCGGGCGAGCCCTGCCGCGTCGTCCGCCTGCCGCGCTAG
- the lexA gene encoding transcriptional repressor LexA, with product MLTRKQHELLRFIQERLKETGVPPSFDEMKEALDLKSKSGIHRLITALEERGFIRRLPNRARALEIIRQPEQSAGPATARGKFSPSVIEGSLGRSRPQPVDDDTVMPVAVPLMGRIAAGVPREAVEQRISTVSVPPELISRGEHYALEVRGDSMIEAGILEGDIALIRKGDTAETGDIIVALIDDEEATLKRLRKRGTSIALEAANPAYETRVLGPDRVRIQGKLVGLIRRY from the coding sequence ATGCTGACGCGCAAGCAACACGAGCTTCTTCGCTTCATCCAGGAGCGGCTGAAGGAGACCGGGGTGCCCCCCTCCTTCGACGAGATGAAGGAAGCCCTCGACCTGAAGTCCAAATCCGGCATCCACCGGCTCATCACGGCGCTAGAGGAGCGCGGCTTCATTCGCCGCCTGCCGAACCGCGCCCGCGCCCTCGAGATCATCCGCCAGCCCGAGCAGTCGGCCGGTCCCGCCACCGCCCGCGGCAAGTTCTCGCCGAGCGTCATCGAAGGCTCGCTCGGCCGCTCCCGGCCGCAACCGGTTGATGACGACACGGTCATGCCGGTCGCCGTGCCGCTGATGGGCCGCATCGCCGCCGGCGTGCCGCGCGAGGCGGTGGAGCAGCGCATCTCGACGGTCTCGGTGCCGCCGGAGCTCATCTCCCGCGGCGAGCATTACGCCCTGGAGGTGCGGGGCGATTCGATGATCGAGGCCGGCATCCTCGAAGGGGACATCGCCCTGATCCGCAAGGGCGACACGGCCGAGACCGGCGACATCATCGTGGCGCTGATCGATGACGAGGAAGCGACGCTGAAGCGGCTGCGCAAGCGCGGCACCTCCATCGCCCTCGAAGCCGCCAATCCAGCCTACGAGACCCGCGTTCTCGGTCCCGACCGGGTGCGCATCCAGGGCAAGCTCGTCGGCCTCATCCGCCGCTACTGA
- a CDS encoding ComEC/Rec2 family competence protein, with translation MRPRARALAIAAGMRAAAGTRHGLGLEAIGARLSGWWALELERGRAFLFLPVAMSVGILLYFAAPDEPSLAAAILLAIATASAAIVLRRHHGPALAMTAIAAVALGFAAAATRTAWVAHPVLRTETQSLTVSAWVEAVERRENGDRLTLRVRSLTPAPDPAPDRIRVTSRTATGVTTGQAVVLTVRLRPPADPAAPGQYDFSRDAWFAGYGATGFIIGQVRAGEVGEMPSGVMLRARLDAVRQAISDRIRSAIPGASGAIADALVTGKRDGIPEGLNEAMRAAGTYHILSISGFHMALVAALIFGIVRGGLALVPSIALRHRAKAWAAFVALVVATIYLVISGAEVATQRSWIMIAVVLLGVMLDRGALTLRTLAIAALAVLLVAPESLLGPSFQMSFAATLALIAGYVSLRPFAEAHADAPAGIGRMLLMVTNGVAGLATSSFVASLATTPYAAHHFNTVHLYGVAGNLLGAPVIEFFVMPLEILALMLWPFGWDKPVWALAGLGVDLFVRIVEWVASWPGGKVIVPETRPSALLVLSLGLVLVAALSTPLRWIGAPLVLAGLAAAPHGKPPLALVDGDGTTVAARAPDGTLRVVSRRGSRFAVQRWLLAEGDRRNAAEESLQQGVRCDGLGCAMPLAGGGRIAVPLHPDALADDCREARLVVTRFAVPHGCGAVVLNLSAIPSTGALRLRHEAGSWQVETARLTYGTRPWHRAPPKGAMPPVLQGPHAALPQAPAPPPAADMPEEGDAEPPR, from the coding sequence GTGAGGCCGCGCGCGAGGGCACTCGCCATTGCCGCCGGCATGCGTGCCGCGGCTGGCACGCGTCACGGGCTCGGCCTTGAGGCGATCGGCGCGCGGCTGTCGGGATGGTGGGCGCTGGAGCTGGAGCGCGGGCGGGCCTTCCTGTTCCTGCCCGTGGCGATGAGCGTTGGCATACTGTTGTACTTCGCCGCGCCCGATGAACCCTCGCTTGCGGCGGCGATCCTGCTCGCTATCGCCACAGCGTCGGCGGCGATCGTCCTGCGGCGGCATCACGGGCCCGCGCTGGCCATGACCGCGATTGCGGCGGTCGCTCTCGGTTTCGCGGCAGCGGCGACACGGACTGCGTGGGTCGCCCACCCCGTGCTGCGAACCGAGACCCAGTCGCTGACCGTCTCGGCCTGGGTGGAGGCGGTGGAGCGGCGGGAGAATGGCGACCGGCTCACGCTGCGGGTCCGCAGCCTGACGCCAGCGCCCGATCCGGCGCCGGACCGCATCCGCGTCACCAGCCGGACTGCGACCGGGGTCACCACCGGTCAGGCGGTGGTGTTGACGGTGCGGCTGCGCCCGCCGGCCGATCCCGCCGCCCCCGGCCAGTATGACTTCAGCCGTGATGCCTGGTTCGCCGGCTACGGCGCCACCGGGTTCATCATCGGCCAGGTCCGGGCGGGGGAGGTGGGCGAGATGCCCTCCGGCGTCATGCTCCGGGCAAGGCTCGACGCGGTGCGCCAGGCGATCAGCGACCGCATCCGCTCGGCCATCCCCGGCGCGTCCGGCGCCATTGCCGATGCTCTGGTGACGGGTAAGCGCGACGGCATCCCGGAAGGCCTGAACGAGGCCATGCGCGCGGCCGGCACCTATCACATCCTGTCGATCTCCGGCTTTCACATGGCGCTGGTGGCGGCCCTCATCTTCGGCATCGTGCGCGGTGGCCTCGCCCTCGTGCCGTCCATCGCCCTGCGGCACCGCGCCAAGGCCTGGGCCGCCTTCGTCGCCCTGGTGGTGGCGACCATCTATCTCGTGATTTCCGGCGCCGAAGTCGCGACGCAGCGCTCGTGGATCATGATCGCCGTGGTCCTTCTCGGCGTCATGCTCGACCGCGGCGCGCTGACGCTGCGCACGCTCGCCATCGCCGCGCTCGCCGTGCTGCTCGTCGCGCCCGAAAGCCTTCTCGGCCCGAGCTTCCAGATGTCCTTCGCCGCAACGCTGGCGCTCATTGCCGGCTATGTGTCGCTGCGGCCCTTCGCCGAGGCGCATGCCGATGCCCCAGCCGGCATCGGCCGCATGCTGCTCATGGTCACGAATGGGGTCGCGGGCCTTGCGACCAGTTCCTTCGTCGCCTCACTCGCGACGACCCCTTACGCGGCGCACCACTTCAACACGGTGCATCTCTACGGCGTTGCCGGGAACCTCCTCGGCGCCCCGGTCATCGAGTTCTTCGTCATGCCGCTGGAGATCCTGGCGCTGATGCTCTGGCCCTTCGGCTGGGACAAGCCGGTCTGGGCCCTGGCGGGGCTGGGCGTCGACCTCTTCGTGCGGATCGTCGAATGGGTCGCCTCCTGGCCGGGCGGCAAGGTGATCGTGCCGGAGACCCGGCCGTCCGCGCTGCTGGTCCTGTCGCTGGGGCTGGTGCTGGTCGCGGCGCTGTCGACGCCGCTGCGCTGGATCGGGGCGCCGCTGGTGCTGGCCGGCCTCGCGGCCGCTCCCCATGGCAAGCCGCCGCTCGCGCTTGTCGACGGCGACGGCACGACGGTCGCCGCCCGCGCGCCGGACGGAACGCTCCGGGTCGTCTCGCGGCGCGGCAGCCGGTTCGCCGTCCAGCGCTGGCTGCTGGCGGAGGGCGACCGGCGCAATGCGGCGGAGGAGAGCCTGCAACAGGGGGTGCGGTGCGACGGCCTCGGCTGCGCCATGCCGCTGGCGGGCGGCGGCCGCATCGCCGTGCCGCTTCATCCCGATGCACTGGCCGATGATTGCCGCGAGGCGCGGCTGGTGGTGACGCGCTTCGCGGTTCCGCACGGGTGCGGCGCCGTGGTGCTGAACCTTTCGGCGATCCCCTCGACCGGCGCCCTTCGGCTGCGCCACGAGGCCGGATCATGGCAGGTGGAGACAGCACGCCTCACATACGGGACGCGACCCTGGCACCGGGCGCCGCCCAAGGGAGCGATGCCGCCGGTGCTGCAAGGGCCCCATGCGGCGTTACCCCAAGCGCCTGCACCGCCTCCGGCGGCCGACATGCCCGAGGAGGGCGACGCAGAGCCGCCGCGCTGA
- the gltX gene encoding glutamate--tRNA ligase, with translation MTVVSRFAPSPTGFLHIGGARTALFNWLYARKTGGKMLLRIEDTDRQRSTTEAIDAILDGLAWLGLAWDDETIFQFARAERHAEVARQLLAAGKAYHCYATPEELEEMRATAMKEGRPPRYDGRWRDRDPSEAPAGVKPVIRLKARQDGETVVEDLVQGRVVIPNKDLDDLVLLRSDGTPTYMHAVVVDDHDMGITHIIRGVDHLTNAARQTQIYEALGWVVPAMAHIPLIHGPDGAKLSKRHGALGVEQYRALGYLPEALRNYLVRLGWSHGDQEIFSTEEMVEAFDLSSIGRSPARFDFAKLEAINGHYIRHATDDRLLAAIDDILPHIDGGPALKEALTPARRDQLLKAMPGIKERAKTVLDLIDGAGFILAMRPLTVDDKARALLTDDARGHLAALHTRLAALADWTAAAADAAVRAEAEARGVKLGALAQPLRAALTGRTTSPGIFDVLEVLGREESLARIADQMRA, from the coding sequence ATGACCGTCGTCTCCCGTTTCGCCCCCTCCCCGACGGGCTTCCTGCACATCGGCGGTGCCCGCACCGCGCTGTTCAACTGGCTCTATGCCCGCAAGACCGGCGGCAAGATGCTGCTGCGCATCGAGGACACGGATCGCCAGCGCTCCACCACCGAAGCGATCGACGCCATCCTGGATGGCCTCGCCTGGCTCGGCCTTGCCTGGGACGACGAGACCATCTTCCAGTTCGCCCGCGCCGAGCGGCACGCCGAGGTCGCCCGCCAGCTCCTCGCCGCCGGCAAGGCCTATCATTGCTACGCGACCCCCGAGGAGCTCGAGGAGATGCGCGCCACCGCCATGAAGGAGGGCCGTCCGCCCCGCTATGACGGCCGCTGGCGCGACCGCGATCCCTCCGAGGCGCCGGCCGGCGTGAAGCCGGTGATCCGCCTGAAGGCCCGGCAGGATGGCGAGACGGTGGTCGAGGATCTCGTCCAGGGCCGCGTGGTGATCCCCAACAAGGACCTCGACGACCTCGTGCTGCTGCGCTCGGACGGCACGCCGACCTACATGCATGCCGTGGTCGTCGACGACCATGACATGGGCATCACCCACATCATCCGCGGCGTCGACCACCTCACCAATGCCGCCCGCCAGACCCAGATCTACGAGGCGCTCGGCTGGGTGGTGCCGGCCATGGCCCATATCCCGCTCATCCACGGGCCGGATGGCGCCAAGCTGTCGAAGCGCCACGGCGCCCTCGGCGTCGAGCAGTACCGGGCGCTCGGCTACCTGCCGGAGGCGCTGCGCAACTATCTCGTCCGCCTCGGCTGGAGCCATGGCGACCAGGAGATCTTCTCCACCGAGGAGATGGTCGAGGCCTTCGACCTCTCGTCCATCGGCCGCTCGCCGGCCCGCTTCGACTTCGCCAAGCTCGAGGCGATCAACGGCCACTACATCCGCCATGCCACCGACGACCGCCTGCTCGCCGCGATCGACGACATCCTGCCCCACATCGATGGCGGGCCGGCGCTGAAGGAGGCATTGACGCCCGCCCGGCGCGACCAGCTCCTCAAGGCCATGCCCGGCATCAAGGAGCGGGCGAAGACGGTGCTCGACCTCATCGACGGCGCCGGCTTCATCCTCGCCATGCGTCCGCTCACCGTCGACGACAAGGCGCGCGCCCTGCTCACCGACGACGCGCGCGGCCATCTCGCCGCGCTGCACACCCGCCTTGCCGCCTTGGCCGACTGGACGGCCGCGGCCGCCGATGCGGCGGTGCGGGCGGAGGCCGAGGCGCGCGGCGTGAAGCTCGGGGCCCTGGCCCAGCCGCTGCGGGCGGCGCTGACCGGCCGCACCACCTCCCCCGGCATCTTCGACGTGCTGGAGGTGCTGGGCCGCGAGGAAAGCCTTGCGCGCATCGCCGACCAGATGCGCGCCTGA
- the gltA gene encoding citrate synthase — translation MSANAKTATLTVGDKTVQLPVSDGSVGPSTVDIGKLYAQTGMFTYDPGFTSTASCESKITYIDGDEGILLYRGFPIEQLAEHGDFLETCYLLLYGDLPTAAQKADFDYRVTHHTMVHDQMSRFFTGFRRDAHPMAVMVAAVGALSAFYHDSIDIADPQQRMISSIRLVAKLPTLAAMAYKYSIGQPFVYPQNSLDYASNFLRMCFSVPAEEYKPNPVLARAMDRIFILHADHEQNASTSTVRLAGSSGANPFACIAAGIACLWGPAHGGANEAALKMLGEIGHVENIPKFIAKAKDKNDPFRLMGFGHRVYKNYDPRAKIMQKTCHEVLGELGIKDDPLLDVAVELERIALSDSYFVEKKLYPNIDFYSGITLKAMGFPTDMFTVLFALARTVGWIAQWKEMIEDPQQKIGRPRQLYTGETRRDYVPISRRK, via the coding sequence ATGTCCGCAAATGCCAAGACCGCGACATTGACCGTTGGGGACAAGACGGTCCAGCTGCCGGTCTCCGATGGAAGCGTCGGGCCGTCGACCGTCGACATCGGCAAGCTCTACGCCCAGACGGGCATGTTCACCTACGATCCCGGTTTCACCTCGACCGCGAGCTGCGAGAGCAAGATCACCTATATCGACGGTGACGAGGGCATCCTGCTTTATCGCGGCTTCCCGATCGAGCAGCTGGCCGAGCACGGTGACTTCCTCGAGACCTGCTACCTGCTGCTCTACGGGGACCTGCCGACCGCCGCCCAGAAGGCCGATTTCGACTACCGCGTCACGCACCACACCATGGTGCATGACCAGATGTCGCGCTTCTTCACCGGCTTCCGCCGCGACGCCCACCCGATGGCCGTCATGGTCGCCGCCGTCGGCGCGCTCTCGGCCTTCTACCACGACAGCATCGACATCGCTGACCCGCAGCAGCGGATGATCTCGTCGATCCGCCTCGTCGCGAAGCTCCCGACGCTCGCCGCCATGGCCTACAAGTACTCGATCGGCCAGCCCTTCGTGTACCCGCAGAACTCGCTCGACTACGCGTCGAACTTCCTGCGCATGTGCTTCTCCGTGCCGGCCGAGGAGTACAAGCCGAACCCGGTCCTCGCCCGCGCCATGGACCGCATCTTCATCCTGCACGCCGACCACGAGCAGAACGCCTCGACCTCGACGGTCCGCCTCGCTGGCTCGTCGGGCGCCAATCCCTTCGCCTGCATCGCCGCCGGCATCGCCTGCCTTTGGGGCCCCGCCCATGGCGGCGCCAACGAGGCGGCGCTGAAGATGCTCGGCGAGATCGGCCACGTCGAGAACATCCCGAAGTTCATCGCCAAGGCCAAGGACAAGAACGATCCTTTCCGCCTCATGGGCTTCGGCCACCGGGTCTACAAGAACTACGACCCGCGCGCGAAGATCATGCAGAAGACCTGCCACGAGGTCCTCGGCGAGCTCGGCATCAAGGACGACCCGCTGCTCGACGTCGCGGTGGAGCTGGAGCGCATCGCCCTGTCGGACAGCTACTTCGTCGAGAAGAAGCTCTACCCGAACATCGACTTCTATTCGGGCATCACCCTCAAGGCGATGGGCTTCCCGACCGACATGTTCACCGTCCTCTTCGCGCTCGCCCGCACCGTCGGCTGGATCGCGCAGTGGAAGGAGATGATCGAGGACCCGCAGCAGAAGATCGGCCGTCCGCGCCAGCTCTATACCGGCGAGACCCGCCGCGACTACGTGCCGATCTCGCGCCGCAAGTGA
- the lpxB gene encoding lipid-A-disaccharide synthase, giving the protein MSEATGPLDVFIVAGEESGDQLGAHLMDALKVQYGGPVGFRGVGGPRMERRDFVSRFPMNEIALFGITSIIAHIPNILRRVRETVAEIVARPPDVLVLVDCPGFNRRVARAVRKQRPEIPIVFYVSPTVWAWRPGRAAEMRPFVDHLLALLPFEPEVHRRLGGPTTTFVGHPISERLTDLRPGPDDRARREAPPPLVLVLPGSRRGEITRLSPLFADVLQRVEARLGPIDWVLPAVPHHRALIAAEVAGWPVKPRIVDGEAAKFAAFRQARAALACSGTVTLELAVSGVPEVVTYRTGWLEAQIARRLITTDTAVLANHVLAEKVVPEFIQEHGTPEVVAAALAGIIPDGPARQAQVDAFARLDAVMDFAGEEPSTKAARIVLDTWRARRG; this is encoded by the coding sequence ATGAGCGAGGCGACCGGACCGCTCGACGTGTTCATCGTCGCGGGCGAGGAATCGGGCGACCAGCTCGGCGCTCACCTCATGGACGCGCTGAAGGTCCAGTATGGTGGGCCGGTCGGCTTTCGCGGCGTCGGCGGCCCGCGCATGGAGCGGCGCGACTTCGTCTCGCGCTTTCCGATGAACGAGATCGCCCTGTTCGGCATCACCTCGATCATCGCCCACATCCCCAACATCCTGCGCCGGGTGCGCGAGACCGTGGCGGAGATCGTGGCGCGGCCGCCCGACGTGCTGGTCCTCGTCGATTGCCCCGGCTTCAATCGCCGGGTGGCGCGCGCGGTGCGCAAGCAGCGCCCGGAGATTCCCATCGTGTTCTATGTCTCCCCGACCGTCTGGGCCTGGCGGCCGGGGCGCGCGGCGGAGATGCGGCCCTTCGTTGACCATCTGCTTGCGCTGCTGCCCTTCGAGCCGGAGGTGCACCGGCGTCTTGGTGGCCCGACGACGACCTTCGTCGGCCATCCCATTTCCGAACGCCTCACCGATCTGCGCCCCGGGCCTGACGACCGGGCGCGCCGCGAGGCCCCGCCGCCGCTCGTCCTGGTGCTGCCGGGCAGCCGGAGGGGAGAGATCACGCGGCTTTCGCCGCTCTTCGCCGATGTGCTGCAGCGGGTCGAGGCAAGGCTCGGCCCGATCGACTGGGTGTTGCCGGCCGTGCCCCATCACCGCGCGCTGATCGCGGCGGAGGTCGCGGGCTGGCCGGTCAAGCCGCGCATCGTCGATGGCGAGGCGGCGAAGTTTGCCGCCTTCCGCCAGGCGCGGGCGGCGCTCGCCTGCTCCGGCACGGTGACTCTGGAGCTGGCGGTTTCCGGCGTACCGGAGGTCGTCACCTATCGCACCGGCTGGCTCGAGGCGCAGATCGCGCGCCGGCTCATCACCACCGATACGGCGGTGCTGGCGAACCATGTGCTGGCCGAGAAGGTCGTGCCGGAGTTCATCCAGGAACATGGCACGCCGGAGGTGGTGGCGGCGGCTCTCGCGGGGATCATCCCGGACGGGCCGGCGCGGCAGGCACAGGTCGATGCCTTCGCCCGCCTCGACGCGGTCATGGACTTTGCCGGCGAGGAGCCGAGCACGAAGGCCGCCCGCATCGTGCTCGATACCTGGCGCGCCCGCCGCGGCTGA
- a CDS encoding LpxI family protein — protein sequence MSETTPLGIIAGAGAFPLALARAAEAQGRPVFAILLKGIAGKELEAYPHAWVGIGQFGAICAQARRAGCRDLVLIGSLVRPNLWTTLPDIGALKTLPEVLRLYRGGDDHLLSGIARLFEREGFRLVGAHEVAPGLVMPEGRLAGPEPDADDRDDIAMARAAIAALGPYDVGQGIVIGRRRIVAVEGAEGTDGMLERCAAMVASGRIRWGKGVGILVKAPKPQQDRRIDMPAIGPATVDKAAAAGLRGIAVVAGSTLVVEMDEVVRRADRHGVFVLGVGAEAGP from the coding sequence ATGAGTGAGACGACGCCGCTCGGGATCATCGCCGGCGCAGGCGCCTTTCCGCTCGCCCTGGCGCGGGCGGCCGAGGCGCAGGGGCGGCCGGTCTTCGCCATCCTGCTGAAGGGCATCGCCGGCAAGGAGCTCGAGGCCTATCCCCATGCCTGGGTCGGCATCGGCCAGTTCGGCGCGATCTGCGCACAGGCCCGCCGCGCCGGCTGCCGGGATCTCGTGCTCATCGGGTCGCTGGTGCGGCCGAATCTCTGGACCACGCTTCCCGATATCGGCGCTCTGAAGACGCTGCCGGAGGTGCTGCGCCTGTACCGTGGAGGCGACGACCACCTGCTGAGCGGCATCGCGCGCCTGTTCGAGCGCGAGGGGTTCCGTCTGGTCGGCGCCCATGAGGTCGCGCCGGGGCTGGTCATGCCGGAAGGGCGACTCGCCGGGCCCGAGCCCGATGCGGACGACCGCGACGACATTGCCATGGCGCGCGCCGCCATTGCCGCGCTCGGTCCCTATGACGTCGGGCAGGGCATCGTCATCGGCCGGCGGCGCATCGTGGCGGTCGAGGGCGCCGAGGGAACGGACGGCATGCTGGAGCGCTGCGCCGCCATGGTCGCCTCGGGCCGCATCCGCTGGGGCAAGGGCGTCGGCATCCTCGTGAAGGCGCCGAAGCCCCAGCAGGACCGGCGCATCGACATGCCGGCCATCGGTCCTGCCACCGTCGACAAGGCTGCCGCTGCGGGCCTGCGCGGGATCGCCGTCGTCGCCGGCTCCACCCTGGTCGTGGAAATGGATGAGGTGGTGCGCCGCGCCGACCGGCACGGCGTCTTCGTGCTGGGCGTCGGTGCCGAGGCCGGGCCATGA
- the lpxA gene encoding acyl-ACP--UDP-N-acetylglucosamine O-acyltransferase encodes MSSRATEVHPLAYVSPASRLGQGVRIGPFCTVGADVTLGDGVELISHVNIDGITTIGARTVVHPFASLGTPPQDLSYMGEPTTTAIGEDCVIRESVTVNRGTPKSGATVIGDRCFLMAYAHVAHDCRVGNNVIFANAATIGGHVKVGDFVFLGGLCAVHQFTRIGDFAMVGGVTGVKDDVIPYGMAFGANGTSGELIGLNVVGMKRRGLSRDDVRQVRACYETLFYGAGTFAERVADATAAYADHPAAGRLIAFIAAEEKRPIMMAAPKKTRVAGTGTAPADE; translated from the coding sequence ATGTCCTCACGCGCCACCGAGGTCCATCCGCTCGCCTATGTCTCGCCCGCTTCCCGGCTGGGGCAGGGGGTGCGGATCGGTCCCTTTTGCACGGTCGGCGCCGATGTGACGCTCGGTGACGGCGTCGAGCTCATCAGCCACGTCAACATCGACGGCATCACCACGATCGGCGCGCGCACGGTGGTGCATCCCTTCGCCTCGCTCGGCACGCCGCCGCAGGACCTCTCCTACATGGGCGAGCCGACCACGACCGCCATCGGCGAGGATTGCGTGATCCGCGAGAGCGTGACGGTCAATCGCGGCACGCCGAAGAGCGGCGCGACGGTGATCGGCGACCGCTGCTTTCTCATGGCCTATGCCCATGTCGCCCATGACTGCCGGGTCGGCAACAACGTCATCTTCGCCAATGCCGCGACCATTGGCGGCCATGTGAAGGTCGGCGATTTCGTCTTCCTCGGCGGGCTCTGCGCCGTCCACCAGTTCACCCGCATCGGCGATTTCGCCATGGTCGGGGGCGTGACCGGCGTGAAGGACGACGTCATTCCCTATGGCATGGCCTTCGGGGCCAATGGCACGTCGGGCGAGCTGATCGGCCTCAACGTTGTCGGCATGAAGCGGCGCGGCCTCAGCCGTGACGATGTCCGCCAGGTGCGCGCCTGTTACGAGACGCTGTTCTACGGGGCCGGGACCTTTGCCGAGCGGGTGGCCGATGCCACCGCCGCCTATGCCGACCATCCCGCTGCCGGCCGCCTCATCGCCTTCATCGCGGCGGAGGAGAAGCGGCCGATTATGATGGCAGCGCCGAAGAAGACCCGCGTCGCCGGCACGGGCACTGCGCCCGCCGATGAGTGA
- the fabZ gene encoding 3-hydroxyacyl-ACP dehydratase FabZ → MTETTTSIDTAGIREILSVLPHRYPFLLIDKIVNIRGDEFGIGIKNVTANEPQFMGHFPGNPIMPGVLMIEGMAQTGGVMALTSVGGTGKLVFFMTIDKAKFRKPVTPGDRIEYHMTKIAKKRNIWFYRGEAMVDGKLVAEAELSAMLADAA, encoded by the coding sequence ATGACCGAGACGACGACCAGCATCGATACGGCCGGGATCCGCGAGATCCTCAGCGTGCTGCCGCACCGCTATCCGTTCCTGCTCATCGACAAGATCGTCAACATCCGTGGCGACGAGTTCGGCATCGGCATCAAGAACGTGACGGCCAACGAGCCGCAGTTCATGGGCCATTTCCCGGGTAATCCGATCATGCCGGGCGTCCTGATGATCGAGGGCATGGCCCAGACCGGCGGCGTCATGGCGCTGACCTCGGTGGGCGGCACCGGCAAGCTGGTCTTCTTCATGACCATCGACAAGGCGAAGTTCCGCAAGCCCGTCACGCCCGGCGACAGGATCGAGTATCACATGACCAAGATCGCCAAGAAGCGGAACATCTGGTTCTACCGGGGCGAGGCCATGGTGGACGGCAAGCTGGTGGCCGAGGCCGAGCTCTCGGCCATGCTGGCGGACGCCGCGTGA